In one Campylobacter insulaenigrae NCTC 12927 genomic region, the following are encoded:
- a CDS encoding DedA family protein, whose product MQEMIDNLSTYGYLILFFYSFGGGMVAILAAGVFCASSTKLDLHWCIFLAFLANTLGSTLLFILGKYYKKDIMPYFKNHRRKIALAMIKIKKYGDLLLIIQKFIYGVKTIIPIAAGLCKFSFVRFVIINTVASLIWAIALGYVGFIFGNALQDIFEILSHYPYIAPIFIITLALIIWLYLSKFSKKK is encoded by the coding sequence ATGCAAGAAATGATTGATAATCTTAGTACTTATGGATATTTGATTTTATTTTTTTATTCTTTTGGTGGTGGCATGGTAGCTATTTTAGCTGCTGGTGTCTTTTGTGCAAGCTCAACCAAACTTGACTTGCATTGGTGTATTTTTTTAGCTTTTTTAGCAAACACCTTAGGTTCTACCTTGCTTTTTATACTTGGAAAGTACTACAAAAAAGATATTATGCCCTATTTTAAAAATCACAGAAGAAAAATCGCTCTTGCTATGATTAAGATTAAAAAATATGGCGATTTACTTTTAATCATACAAAAATTTATATATGGAGTTAAAACCATCATTCCTATAGCTGCTGGACTCTGTAAATTCAGTTTTGTAAGATTTGTTATTATTAATACCGTAGCAAGTTTAATCTGGGCTATTGCTTTGGGTTATGTTGGATTTATTTTTGGCAATGCCTTGCAAGATATTTTTGAAATACTTTCTCACTATCCATATATAGCACCTATTTTTATAATTACTCTCGCTTTAATCATATGGTTATATTTATCAAAAT
- the rny gene encoding ribonuclease Y — MIEIIVALIAVFIGGGIGYVVAKKIHDANFNIFLEQAKAKAKAIEYEAELILKDAKNSVAEAEFGAKKKFDEKIQKLHREHSMKMEELNKKEQNLFHQEKLNEENKTSLIKEKQNIKTLTEENENLKRTYMQKLDEVLKILEHSAGLTQQEAKAIVLQKTEESARDEIAHIIRKYEEEAKTEAKRKANYILAQATSRFAGEFAAERLINVVNIKNDELKGRIIGKEGRNVKTLEMVLGVDIIIDDTPGAIIVSCFNLYRRAIATKVIELLVEDGRIQPARIEEIHEKVCKEFDDNILEEGQTIVMDLGLNNIHPEIVKLIGKLRYRASYGQNALTHSLEVAHLAGIIAAECGGDEKLARRAGILHDIGKALTHEFEGSHVDLGAELCKRYKEHPVVINAIYAHHGHEEAFSIESAAVCTADTLSAARPGARREVLEAFLKRVSELEDIAKNKSGVKKAYAINAGREIRVIVNAKLVNDDESILLAKEIAEEIQEKVQYPGEIKVNVIRELRAVDYAK, encoded by the coding sequence CAAATTTCAACATCTTTTTAGAACAAGCAAAAGCAAAAGCAAAAGCTATAGAATATGAAGCTGAGTTAATATTAAAAGATGCTAAAAATTCCGTAGCTGAAGCCGAATTTGGTGCTAAGAAAAAATTTGATGAAAAAATTCAAAAACTTCATAGAGAACATTCTATGAAAATGGAAGAACTCAATAAAAAAGAACAAAATTTATTTCATCAAGAAAAACTTAATGAAGAAAATAAAACTAGTCTTATTAAAGAAAAACAAAATATTAAAACTCTAACAGAAGAAAATGAAAATCTAAAACGAACTTATATGCAAAAATTAGATGAGGTTTTAAAAATACTTGAACATTCTGCAGGTCTTACTCAACAAGAAGCTAAAGCTATAGTTTTGCAAAAAACAGAAGAGAGTGCAAGAGATGAAATTGCTCATATAATTAGAAAATATGAAGAAGAAGCTAAAACTGAAGCTAAAAGAAAGGCTAATTATATACTAGCACAAGCTACTTCAAGATTTGCTGGAGAATTTGCTGCTGAAAGATTAATCAATGTTGTTAATATTAAAAACGATGAATTAAAAGGTCGTATAATAGGAAAAGAAGGAAGAAATGTTAAAACTTTAGAAATGGTTTTAGGAGTAGATATCATCATAGATGATACTCCAGGAGCTATTATAGTCAGTTGTTTTAATCTTTATCGAAGAGCTATAGCAACGAAAGTTATAGAACTTTTAGTTGAAGATGGAAGAATTCAACCTGCAAGAATCGAAGAAATCCACGAAAAAGTATGCAAAGAATTTGACGATAATATCTTAGAAGAAGGTCAAACTATCGTCATGGATTTAGGACTTAACAATATTCATCCTGAAATTGTAAAACTTATAGGTAAGTTAAGATATAGAGCAAGTTATGGACAAAATGCTTTGACGCATTCTCTAGAAGTAGCACATTTAGCTGGAATCATAGCAGCAGAATGCGGTGGTGATGAAAAATTAGCTAGAAGAGCTGGAATTTTACACGATATAGGAAAAGCTTTAACTCATGAATTTGAAGGTTCACACGTAGATTTAGGAGCTGAACTTTGCAAAAGATATAAAGAACATCCTGTTGTTATTAATGCTATTTACGCGCATCACGGTCATGAAGAAGCTTTTAGTATAGAATCAGCTGCAGTTTGTACAGCAGATACTCTTAGTGCAGCAAGACCTGGGGCAAGAAGAGAAGTACTAGAAGCCTTCTTAAAAAGAGTAAGTGAACTTGAAGACATAGCAAAAAATAAGTCAGGAGTTAAAAAAGCCTATGCTATTAATGCTGGTAGAGAGATAAGAGTTATTGTTAATGCAAAATTAGTTAATGATGATGAATCTATACTTTTAGCCAAAGAAATTGCTGAAGAAATTCAAGAAAAAGTTCAATATCCTGGTGAAATTAAAGTCAATGTCATTAGAGAATTAAGAGCGGTTGATTACGCAAAATAA